The DNA region AGCGCGTCGGGCTGCGCATCTCACCCGGAAACGGTGCGGGCGACATGCGTGAGGACGACAAGGTCGGCGCCTATGAGGCTCTGCTGTGCCGGATCGCCCCGCTGGGCATCGGGTACCTGCACATGCTGATCGAACCCTCGCAACCCGCGTTCGCAACCCTGCGGACCCAGTGGGAAGGCGCCCTGGTGCTCAACACCCCGCGCGAGGTCGACAGCGACTTCGCGGCGCTGGAGAACCTGGCCGAGTGGGGTGTGATCAGCGCAGCCGCCGTCGGCCGCGCTTACCTGGCCAACCCCGACCTCATCGATCGGCTGGTCATCGGCGCAGAACTCAACGAGCCGGACGTGGCGACGTTCTACGCCCCGGGGCCCGTCGGCTACATCGACTACCCGACGCTCGCGGAGGCCGAGCAGCTCTCCGCCTGACTCGCGACCAGACACCAACTCGCACGATCCCGCTCCGGATCGTGCGAGTTGGTGTCTGTGCACTAGTAGAGGTGGACAAACCCTGCCCAACCAACGGGTTGGGCGAAGCTGTTAGGCTGCTGGCCAGAGGACTGTCCTCCTGCGGACCCACGCCTTCCGGGGCCCGCACACCAACATCAATAGGAGTGGGACACCGATGTCCGAAGAAGCCTTCATCTATGAGGCCATCCGCACCCCGCGCGGCAAGCAGCGAAACGGCTCGTTGAACGAGATCAAACCCGTCAACCTGGTCGTCGGCCTGATCGACGAAATGCGATCGCGTTACCCCGACCTCGACGAGAACATGATCAGCGACCTCATCCTCGGCGTGGTTTCCCCCGTCGGCGACCAGGGCGGTGACATCGCCCGCACCGCAGCTCTGGTGGCAGGTCTGCCGGAGACCACCGGCGGATTCCAGCTCAACCGCTTCTGCGCCTCCGGCCTCGAAGCCGTCAATCTGGGCGCGCAGAAGATCCGTTCCGGCTGGGACGACCTGGTGATCGCCGGCGGTGTCGAATCGATGAGCCGCGTTCCGATGGGCTCCGACGGCGGCGCCTGGGCCAGTGACCCCGAGACCAACTACCGGATCGGCTTCGTCCCCCAGGGCATCGGCGCCGACCTGATCGCCACGATCGAGGGCTTCTCGCGTGAAGACGTCGACGCCTACGCCGCGCGCTCGCAGGAGAAGGCCGCCGCAGCATGGTCGGGCGGCTACTTCGCCAAGTCCGTCGTGCCGGTCAAGGACCAGAACGGCCTGGTCGTGCTCGACCACGACGAGCACATGCGTCCCGGTTCCACTGTGGAAAGCCTCGGCAAGCTCAAGACCGCCTTCGACGGCATCGGCGCGATGGGTGGCTTCGACGACGTGGCGCTGCAGAAGTACCACTACGTCGAGAAGATCAACCACGTCCACACCGGCGGAAACAGTTCCGGCATCGTGGACGGTGCCGCGCTGCTGCTGATCGGTTCTGAAAGTGCAGGCAGCTCGCAGGGCCTCACCCCCCGTGCGCGCATCGTGGCCACCGCCACCAGCGGCGCAGACCCGGTCATCATGCTCACCGGTCCCACGCCGGCCACCCGCAAGGTGCTCGACCGTGCCGGTCTGACGGTCGACGACATCGACCTGTTCGAACTCAACGAGGCCTTCGCCTCGGTGGTGCTGAAGTTCCAGAAGGACCTCGACATCCCCGACGAGAAGCTCAACGTCAACGGTGGCGCCATCGCGTTCGGCCACCCGCTCGGCGCCACCGGCGCCATGATCACCGGAACCATGGTCGACGAGCTCGAGCGCCGCGGCGCTCGACGCGCGCTGATCACGCTGTGCATCGGCGGCGGCATGGGCGTCGCGACCATCATCGAGCGCGTCTAGGAGATATGACCATGGCAGAGAACACCATTCAGTGGGACAAGGATGCCGACGGCATCGTAACCCTGACGCTGGACGACCCCACGGGTTCAGCAAACGTGATGAACGAGCACTACAAGGAATCCATGCACAAGGCTGTAGAGCGCCTTGTCGAGGAGAAGGATTCGATCACCGGCGTGGTGATCGCCAGCGCGAAGAAGACCTTCTTCGCCGGCGGTGACCTCAAGGGCATGATGAACGTCGGCCCCGACAATGCCGCCGAGTCGTTCGCCGAGGTCGAGTTCATCAAGGCCGATCTCCGCAAGCTCGAGACCCTGGGCGTACCTGTCGTTGCCGCCATCAACGGCGCCGCGCTCGGCGGCGGCCTGGAGATCGCGCTGGCGTGTCACCATCGCATCGCCGCCGACGTCAAGGGTGTCGTCATCGGCCTGCCCGAGGTCACCCTGGGCCTGCTGCCCGGCGGTGGCGGCGTGGCCCGCACGACGCGGATGTTCGGTATCCAGAAGGCGTTCATGGAGGTCCTGAGCCAAGGCACCCGGTTCAAGCCGGGCAAGGCCAAGGACATCGGCTTGGTCGACGAATTAGTCAGCAGCACTGAGGAGTTGGTGCCGGCCGCGAAGGCGTGGATCAAGGCCAATCCGGACAGCCACACGCAGCCGTGGGACCAGAAGGGCTACAAGATGCCCGGCGGTACCCCGTCTCACCCGGCGCTTGCGGCGATCCTGCCGTCGTTCCCGGCGTTGCTGCGCAAGCAACTCAAGGGCGCGCCGATGCCGGCGCCTCGGGCCATCCTGGACGCCGTCGTCGAGGGTGCGCAGGTCGACTTCGACACCGCCAGTCGCATCGAGAGCCGTTACTTCACCACGCTTGTCACCGGCCAGACCGCCAAGAACATGATCCAGGCGTTCTTCCTGGACCTGCAGACCATCAACGGTGGCGGGTCGCGTCCGGATGGCATCGGCAAGACCCCGATCACCAAGATCGGCGTGCTCGGCGCGGGCATGATGGGCGCAGGCATCGCGTACGTCTCGGCCAAGGCCGGTTACGACGTCGTGCTCAAAGACGTCAGCGTCGAGGCCGCCGAGAAGGGCAAGAACTACTCGGAGAAGATCGAGGCCAAGGCGCTGGAGCGTGGCCGCACCACCGAGGAGAAGTCCAAGGAGCTGCTGGCCCGGATCACGCCGACGGCCGACGCGGCCGACCTCAAGGGTGTCGACTTCGTCATCGAGGCGGTGTTCGAGTCGGTTGAGTTGAAGCACAAGGTGTTCCAGGAGATCGAGGACATCGTGGAGCCCAATGCGGTGCTCGGTTCGAACACCTCGACGCTGCCGATCACCGAGCTCGCCACGGGCGTGAAGCGCCAGGACGACTTCATCGGCATCCACTTCTTCTCGCCGGTCGACAAGATGCCGCTGGTGGAGATCATCAAGGGCGAGAAGACATCCGACGAGGCGCTGGCCCGGGTGTTCGACTACACGCTGGCGATCGGCAAGACCCCGATCGTGGTCAACGACAGCCGCGGCTTCTTCACCAGCCGCGTCATCGGCACCTTCGTCAACGAGGCGCTGGCGATGCTCGGCGAGGGTGTGGCTCCGGCCAGTATCGAGCAGGCGGGTTCACAGGCCGGCTACCCGGCACCGCCGCTGCAGCTGTCCGACGAGCTCAACCTCGAGCTGATGCAGAAGATCGCCACCGCGACCCGCAAGGCCGTCGAGGAGACCGGTGCCACCTACGAGCCGCACCCGGCCGAGGCCGTCGTGAACACGATGATCGAGATCGGGCGGCCGTCACGGCTCAAGGGCGCAGGCTTCTACGAGTATGTCGACGGCAAGCGCACCGGATTGTGGGACGGTCTCGCCGAGACGTTCAAGGCAGACGCCGGCGACATCCCGTTGCAGGACATGATCGATCGCATGCTGTTCGCCGAGGCGCTGGAGACCCAGAAGTGCCTCGACGAGGGTGTGCTCACCTCGACCGCCGATGCGAACATCGGCTCCATCATGGGTATCGGATTCCCGCCCTACACCGGTGGTTCGGCGCAGTTCATCGTCGGCTACCAGGGTGCGGGCGGTGTCGGCAAGGAGGCCTTTGTGGCCCGCGCCAGGGAGTTGGCCGCCAAGTACGGCGAGCGCTTCACTCCGCCGGATTCACTGACGTAACCGCTTGACGCAGAGCCCCCGACACTTCCATTTTTGGCTGTGTCGGGGGCTTCGTGCGTCAGAAGCTACCCATGTCCGAGGACAACCAGTGCTGCGGTTGGAGGTAGATCGCGACATGGTCGCCCAGATTCTCGCGGGCGAACTTCAGGTAGTTCTCGGCCGCCTCGCCGTTGAGATACCGGTAGGTGAGCTCTTCCATCTGGGCGTCGGTTCCCGGCTCGATGCGGCTGACCGCACCGTCGACCGCCACGTACCTGGTGGTGGGTTCCACCCGCTCGACCATGAGCGAGAAGAATCCCGTCGCCGCGATCAGCCGTTCTTTGCGGGACCCCGCGCCGGTCAGGATCCACGGCTCACCGCCGGGGGAGTACTGATACCAGATCGGCACCGTCAACGGGCCCCGGCTATCGCCTGCGTACACCGATAATGCCGCGATATGAGGCTCGGCCAGGAACTGTTCGCGTTCTTCTTTGGATAGGGCCATGACTTCAGGCTAGCCACGGGACCGACAGGCGCTGCCGGGGTTTTTGCGTGCGCGAACTGCGCGGGCGGCCGAATCAGGCGACGGCGTGATCCCGTGCGCCAGTCCGTGGGCGGCATCGATGCCCGCGGCGAACTCCTTGGTCAGCCGAAATACTTCAGTGATCAAGATGTTTCGGCGGAGCCGGTCCCAGAGGGTAGGTCGTTTGTACAGCATGCCTTCCAGGGTGCCCGGCGGTGGCGCTCCTGCACAGTGGCCCTGGTGCCGCTGTTCGATAAGATAGTGACATGCATTCTGTCGCGATCCTCGCCTACGACGGCATGTCGGGCTTCGAGTCGGGGGTGGCGGCGGAGATCTTCGGAATGACCGAGCTGTCCGAGAGGTTCTCTGCGGGGCTGATATCTCCCTGGTATTCGGTGAAGCTGTGCTCTGAGCAGCCGGAGATTCGGTTGCTCGGCGGTGCGACGGTGCGCACCTCATACGGTCTGGATGATCTCGCGGCCGCGGACACAGTGGTCATTCCGAGCGTGAGTGATGTCGCGCAACCGATCTCGCCGGAGCTGGTCAGCGCGATCCGGGCCGCCGACAGCCGAGGGGCTCGGCTGGTGTCGATCTGTTCGGGTGCCTTTGCGCTCGCGGCGGCGGGGGTGCTCGACGGTCGGTCTGCCACCACCCACTGGATCTACGTTGATCTGCTCCGGGAGCGCTACCCAGCCATCACCATCGATCCCGCGCCGCTCTACGTCGACAACGGCCGCGTGCTCACGAGCGCGGGCTGTGCCGCGGGTCTGGATCTCTGCCTACACATCGTCCGGTCAGATCACGGAGCGCGGGTGGCCAATGATGTGGCGCGCCGCTTGGTGATCGCCCCGCATCGTGGCGGCGGACAGGCCCAGTACATCGAGATCCCGGTGCCCGAACCCACCACCGATGGGCGGATCGCCGCGGGAATGGCCTGGGCGCTCGAGAATCTCGACAGCACGATCACGCTCGACGACCTGGCAGCCCAGTCGACGATGTCCCGCCGCAGTTACCTGAGGCAATTCGCCAAAGCGACCGGCACCACGCCGATCAAATGGCTGACAGCTCAGCGAATACAGGCCAGCCTCGCCCTGCTCGAATCGTCGTCGTTCTCGGTCGAGCAGATCGCCGGTCGGGTCGGCTTCGACTCGCCCGTCACCTACCGGTATCACTTCGTCCGCCAAATGCGGACCACCCCCAGCGAGTACCGGGCCTGCTTCACCGGTTGAGGCTGTTCACCCGGCCGTCCGCCCGCCAGAATGAGATCGTGCCTGAAGGTTTCACCGAGCAGTTCGCGACAGGGTTGGCGAGTTACGGCGACCGGCCGTGCATCGAGTTCGGCGGCCACTGGTACTCCGGAGCTGACATCACTGCTTACGCCGACGCCATTGCCACGGCACTGCACGACGCCGGAGTGCCTGAGGCAGCACCCGTCGGCTTGGTGGTGCGTAACCGACTACAGCACGCTGCGGCGATCATCGGCTTCCTGGCCACCGGCCGTCCTGTCTCGATGATCTACTCATTCCAGTCGCCGGAAGCGATCGGCCGCGATGTCGAAAAGCTGGCGCTGGCCGGTGTCGTCGCCGACCGTGAAGACTGGAGCGCTGAGGTCGTACTTGCCGCGCGGCGCGCGGGTAGTGCGGGCGTCGCGATCTCACTGACCCGTCCGACGGTCGCGCTCGTCGATGGTTTGGGGGGTCGGGACGCATCGCAATCGCATGCCCGAGCTGAACCCGGTGTGGCACTGCAGATTCTCACCAGCGGTACCACCGGCCCGCCGAAGAGACAGGCGATCAAGGCGCCTGTGCTGGAACGCACCGTGTTCAGTGTGACCAGCGGTGAAGCGGCCGCACCGGATGCGCCGCCGGAATTCGCGTACTGGCAGTTCGGCGGTATCGGGGTGTGCCAGCTGATCGCCGGCGTCTACAACGGCCGTCGGATCGTGATGCTCGAGCGGTTCACTGTGGAGGGCTGGGTGGATGCGATCAGGAGGCATCGCTTGGCGCGCAGCGGAGTCCAGCCCGCCGTGATCCGGATGTTGCTGGACGCCGACGTGCCGAGGGCGGACCTCGCATCGCTGGAGTTCCTGATCAGCGCCTCGGGACCGCTCGACCCCGAGACCCGCGACGAGTTCGAGGATCGGTACGGCATTCCGATCCGGTTGGCCTACGGGGCAACTGAATTCGCCGGATCCCTGTGCGCCTGGACTCCTGAGATGCTGCGGGACTTCGGCGACTCCAAGCGCGACAGCGTGGGCCGGGCGCTGCCTGACACCCAGCTGCGCATCGTCGACCCGCAGACCGGCATGGAACTGCCCGCGGGTGAGCAGGGTCTGTTGGAAGCCAAGGTCGGCCCGCTCGGACCGGACTGGATCCGGACCACCGATATCGCCAGCGTCGACGCTGAGGGCTTCGTGACGTTGCACGGTAGGTCGGACGGCGCCATCAACCGAGGTGGATTCAAAGTTCTGCCCGAAACTGTTCGGCGGGTGCTGATGTCGCACCCCGGTGTTCGCGACGCATGTGTGGTGGGGGTTGCCGACGCTCGCCTCGGCGAAGTGCCGTTCGCGGCCATCGAGATCGCTCCTGGCATGGACCGTCCTACTGACGAGGAGCTCCAAGACCTGGTCCGAGGGGCATTGCCTGTGTACAACGTGCCTGTGGCCCTGACTGCGGTCGACGCCCTGCCTCGCAACCCCGCGCTGAAGGTGAGCCTTCCCGCCGTCGCCGCGTTGTACCCGGGTGCGCGGGCTTAGCGCGAACTGAGCTCAGCTGACAGTCGCCGCTCGGCCGAGCCTCGTTCCACATTGGTCCGCTCGCACCTACAGTCGAGTGCATGCGATTCGGACTATTCATCCCGCAGGGCTGGCGTCTCGACCTGGTAGGAATCGAACCCGTCGACCAGTGGCGGGTGATGTCGGATCTCGCCACCTACGTCGACGAGGGCGACATCTGGGATTCCCTGTGGGTCTATGACCACTTCCACACCGTGCCGATGCCCACGAACGAGGCCACCCACGAGGCGTGGTCGCTGATGGCTGCCTTCGCCGCCACCACTTCGAGAATAAAGCTGGGTCAGATGTGTACGGCGATGAGCTATCGCAACCCCGCGTACCTTGCGAAGGTCGCGGCGACCGCGGACATCATCTCGGGTGGCCGCGTCCAAATGGGCATCGGCGGCGGCTGGTACGAACATGAATGGCGCGCATACGGTTACGGGTTTCCGTCGGCGGGGGTACGGTTGGCGCGGCTCGACGAGGGCGTGCAGATCATGCGTGACGCATGGCGTGACGGGGCAGTGACGTTCAACGGCAAGCACTATCAGGTCGACGGCGCGA from Mycobacterium sp. DL includes:
- a CDS encoding acetyl-CoA C-acetyltransferase, whose protein sequence is MSEEAFIYEAIRTPRGKQRNGSLNEIKPVNLVVGLIDEMRSRYPDLDENMISDLILGVVSPVGDQGGDIARTAALVAGLPETTGGFQLNRFCASGLEAVNLGAQKIRSGWDDLVIAGGVESMSRVPMGSDGGAWASDPETNYRIGFVPQGIGADLIATIEGFSREDVDAYAARSQEKAAAAWSGGYFAKSVVPVKDQNGLVVLDHDEHMRPGSTVESLGKLKTAFDGIGAMGGFDDVALQKYHYVEKINHVHTGGNSSGIVDGAALLLIGSESAGSSQGLTPRARIVATATSGADPVIMLTGPTPATRKVLDRAGLTVDDIDLFELNEAFASVVLKFQKDLDIPDEKLNVNGGAIAFGHPLGATGAMITGTMVDELERRGARRALITLCIGGGMGVATIIERV
- a CDS encoding 3-hydroxyacyl-CoA dehydrogenase NAD-binding domain-containing protein, with translation MAENTIQWDKDADGIVTLTLDDPTGSANVMNEHYKESMHKAVERLVEEKDSITGVVIASAKKTFFAGGDLKGMMNVGPDNAAESFAEVEFIKADLRKLETLGVPVVAAINGAALGGGLEIALACHHRIAADVKGVVIGLPEVTLGLLPGGGGVARTTRMFGIQKAFMEVLSQGTRFKPGKAKDIGLVDELVSSTEELVPAAKAWIKANPDSHTQPWDQKGYKMPGGTPSHPALAAILPSFPALLRKQLKGAPMPAPRAILDAVVEGAQVDFDTASRIESRYFTTLVTGQTAKNMIQAFFLDLQTINGGGSRPDGIGKTPITKIGVLGAGMMGAGIAYVSAKAGYDVVLKDVSVEAAEKGKNYSEKIEAKALERGRTTEEKSKELLARITPTADAADLKGVDFVIEAVFESVELKHKVFQEIEDIVEPNAVLGSNTSTLPITELATGVKRQDDFIGIHFFSPVDKMPLVEIIKGEKTSDEALARVFDYTLAIGKTPIVVNDSRGFFTSRVIGTFVNEALAMLGEGVAPASIEQAGSQAGYPAPPLQLSDELNLELMQKIATATRKAVEETGATYEPHPAEAVVNTMIEIGRPSRLKGAGFYEYVDGKRTGLWDGLAETFKADAGDIPLQDMIDRMLFAEALETQKCLDEGVLTSTADANIGSIMGIGFPPYTGGSAQFIVGYQGAGGVGKEAFVARARELAAKYGERFTPPDSLT
- a CDS encoding pyridoxamine 5'-phosphate oxidase family protein, producing the protein MALSKEEREQFLAEPHIAALSVYAGDSRGPLTVPIWYQYSPGGEPWILTGAGSRKERLIAATGFFSLMVERVEPTTRYVAVDGAVSRIEPGTDAQMEELTYRYLNGEAAENYLKFARENLGDHVAIYLQPQHWLSSDMGSF
- a CDS encoding helix-turn-helix domain-containing protein; this encodes MHSVAILAYDGMSGFESGVAAEIFGMTELSERFSAGLISPWYSVKLCSEQPEIRLLGGATVRTSYGLDDLAAADTVVIPSVSDVAQPISPELVSAIRAADSRGARLVSICSGAFALAAAGVLDGRSATTHWIYVDLLRERYPAITIDPAPLYVDNGRVLTSAGCAAGLDLCLHIVRSDHGARVANDVARRLVIAPHRGGGQAQYIEIPVPEPTTDGRIAAGMAWALENLDSTITLDDLAAQSTMSRRSYLRQFAKATGTTPIKWLTAQRIQASLALLESSSFSVEQIAGRVGFDSPVTYRYHFVRQMRTTPSEYRACFTG
- a CDS encoding AMP-binding protein, giving the protein MPEGFTEQFATGLASYGDRPCIEFGGHWYSGADITAYADAIATALHDAGVPEAAPVGLVVRNRLQHAAAIIGFLATGRPVSMIYSFQSPEAIGRDVEKLALAGVVADREDWSAEVVLAARRAGSAGVAISLTRPTVALVDGLGGRDASQSHARAEPGVALQILTSGTTGPPKRQAIKAPVLERTVFSVTSGEAAAPDAPPEFAYWQFGGIGVCQLIAGVYNGRRIVMLERFTVEGWVDAIRRHRLARSGVQPAVIRMLLDADVPRADLASLEFLISASGPLDPETRDEFEDRYGIPIRLAYGATEFAGSLCAWTPEMLRDFGDSKRDSVGRALPDTQLRIVDPQTGMELPAGEQGLLEAKVGPLGPDWIRTTDIASVDAEGFVTLHGRSDGAINRGGFKVLPETVRRVLMSHPGVRDACVVGVADARLGEVPFAAIEIAPGMDRPTDEELQDLVRGALPVYNVPVALTAVDALPRNPALKVSLPAVAALYPGARA
- a CDS encoding LLM class F420-dependent oxidoreductase, translated to MRFGLFIPQGWRLDLVGIEPVDQWRVMSDLATYVDEGDIWDSLWVYDHFHTVPMPTNEATHEAWSLMAAFAATTSRIKLGQMCTAMSYRNPAYLAKVAATADIISGGRVQMGIGGGWYEHEWRAYGYGFPSAGVRLARLDEGVQIMRDAWRDGAVTFNGKHYQVDGAIVAPKPLQDEGIPLWIAGGGEKVTLRIAAKYAQYTNFTAEPEGFAHKSQILSEHCQDVGTDFGSIVRSANVNAVVGASESEVRDRLAQVRSRISGLTGDSAADAMLNSMSTPQGGSGTPEQLIESLQKLKDLGCEYVICYFPEAAYDRSSIDRFAEEVIPALR